The Salinibaculum sp. SYNS191 genome has a window encoding:
- a CDS encoding DUF6663 family protein gives MDEGRYRVLPGEDEGMVRLLDRESYDPITLAAAGHEAAVGDLRPGYLVDATLSWASADPTVESASVVRPTLYAFADDIDPVFEVAAETWRDVQAAGDAMGSRVTKNTDGVVNGVVYVFAENDAGGRFAEFRDGRRPLEPLVDRVNDRDEDGPAPREVFVLRPPTREFVVVTITFRKGGRFADTVRDTYDRPRPPEPLV, from the coding sequence ATGGACGAGGGTCGCTACCGCGTGCTGCCGGGCGAGGACGAGGGGATGGTCCGCCTGCTCGACCGCGAGAGCTACGACCCGATTACTCTGGCAGCGGCGGGCCACGAGGCGGCCGTCGGGGACCTGCGGCCCGGCTACCTCGTCGACGCGACGCTCTCCTGGGCGAGTGCCGACCCGACCGTGGAGTCAGCGTCCGTCGTGCGGCCGACGCTCTATGCCTTCGCCGACGACATCGACCCGGTGTTCGAGGTAGCCGCCGAGACCTGGCGGGACGTGCAGGCGGCCGGCGACGCGATGGGGAGCCGCGTGACGAAGAACACCGACGGCGTGGTCAACGGCGTCGTCTACGTCTTCGCCGAGAACGACGCCGGCGGCCGCTTCGCGGAGTTCCGCGACGGGCGGCGGCCGCTGGAACCGCTGGTCGACCGCGTGAACGACCGCGACGAGGACGGCCCCGCGCCGCGGGAGGTGTTCGTGCTCCGGCCCCCCACCCGCGAGTTCGTCGTCGTCACCATCACGTTCCGGAAGGGCGGCCGTTTCGCCGACACCGTCCGGGACACCTACGATCGGCCGCGGCCGCCGGAACCGCTCGTCTGA
- a CDS encoding acyl-CoA thioesterase, with the protein MASVSETHIENRERVQPNDTNNYGSAHGGNIMHWMDEVGAICAMRHAGETCVTAHVNSLDFERPVPQGDICVIEAYAYAVGKSSVRVRLSAFRENPRTGESERTTDSYFVFVAIDDEGTPTPVPELTVESERCRELRDAALAGEPDR; encoded by the coding sequence ATGGCGAGCGTCAGCGAGACTCACATCGAGAACCGCGAGCGGGTGCAACCGAACGACACGAACAACTACGGCTCCGCCCACGGGGGCAACATCATGCACTGGATGGACGAGGTGGGCGCGATCTGCGCGATGCGCCACGCCGGCGAGACCTGCGTGACGGCCCACGTCAACAGCCTCGACTTCGAGCGGCCGGTCCCCCAGGGCGACATCTGCGTCATCGAGGCCTACGCCTACGCGGTCGGGAAAAGTAGCGTCCGCGTCCGTCTGTCGGCCTTCCGCGAGAACCCCCGGACCGGCGAGTCCGAGCGGACCACCGACTCGTACTTCGTGTTCGTCGCCATCGACGACGAGGGGACGCCGACGCCCGTCCCGGAACTGACCGTCGAGTCCGAGCGGTGTCGGGAGTTGCGGGACGCGGCGCTGGCCGGCGAACCCGACCGGTGA
- a CDS encoding threonine synthase: METTAAFAGLRCTDCGTVHGADVAHRCPDCGGSLDATYDYDAADVSPADLEPDASAGIAAYADLLPFPADALVTAGEGATPLVACPGLADDLGVAEVYVKDEGHNTTGAALDRGLALAVTAAAATHDATDVAVPSMGNGGQAAAAYAARAGLESHSFVPSRTPFVNKAMINVHGGDMSVVGGRYADAVDAFEEAMSEEDWYSLAAFETPYRHEGAKTLAYEIAAQSDWTAPDAVVHPTGHGTELVGLHRGARELAELGLVDGEPRLYAAQAGGCAPIAAAWEDGAEDTEVWETPDTIVGPLEIPDPAGGSRVIDALEATGGAAVATGDQAILEGAVTLAEAGITMGASGGAAYSGAQTLAEQGAFDPDDVVVLVNPTTGNKEADILRSHLMSKGI, from the coding sequence ATGGAGACGACTGCGGCCTTCGCCGGCCTTCGCTGTACCGACTGCGGCACCGTCCACGGCGCGGACGTGGCCCACCGCTGCCCCGACTGCGGTGGCTCGCTCGACGCGACCTACGACTACGACGCCGCCGACGTCTCGCCGGCGGACCTCGAACCCGACGCCTCCGCCGGCATCGCCGCCTACGCCGACCTGCTGCCCTTCCCGGCGGATGCGCTCGTCACCGCGGGTGAAGGAGCCACGCCGCTGGTCGCGTGCCCCGGCCTCGCCGACGATCTCGGCGTCGCCGAAGTCTACGTGAAGGACGAGGGCCACAACACGACCGGTGCGGCGCTGGACCGTGGGCTGGCGCTCGCGGTCACCGCCGCCGCCGCCACCCACGACGCGACCGACGTGGCCGTCCCCTCGATGGGCAACGGCGGGCAGGCCGCGGCCGCCTACGCCGCCCGCGCCGGCCTCGAATCACACTCCTTCGTCCCCTCTCGCACCCCGTTCGTGAACAAGGCGATGATAAACGTCCACGGCGGCGACATGTCCGTCGTCGGCGGGCGCTACGCCGACGCCGTGGACGCCTTCGAGGAGGCGATGAGCGAGGAGGACTGGTACTCGCTCGCGGCGTTCGAGACGCCCTACCGCCACGAGGGCGCGAAGACGCTGGCCTACGAAATCGCCGCCCAGTCCGACTGGACCGCGCCCGACGCCGTTGTCCACCCGACCGGCCACGGCACCGAACTCGTCGGACTCCACCGCGGCGCGCGGGAACTGGCCGAGTTGGGCCTCGTCGACGGCGAGCCCCGTCTCTACGCCGCGCAGGCCGGCGGCTGTGCCCCCATCGCGGCGGCCTGGGAGGACGGTGCCGAGGACACCGAGGTCTGGGAGACGCCGGACACCATCGTCGGGCCGCTGGAGATTCCCGACCCCGCCGGGGGGTCCCGCGTCATCGACGCACTGGAGGCGACCGGCGGCGCGGCCGTCGCCACTGGCGACCAGGCGATTCTCGAAGGCGCGGTCACGCTCGCGGAGGCCGGTATCACGATGGGTGCCTCCGGCGGCGCGGCCTACAGCGGCGCGCAGACGCTGGCCGAGCAGGGCGCGTTCGACCCCGACGACGTGGTCGTCCTCGTCAACCCGACGACCGGCAACAAGGAGGCCGACATCCTCCGTAGCCACCTGATGAGTAAAGGTATCTGA
- a CDS encoding NAD(P)/FAD-dependent oxidoreductase, protein MTDVAVVGGGLAGLVAARTLADRGEDVTVFERNPDVGGRVRSRQVDGFTLDRGFQVMFTAYPAVRRELDLDALDLGYFTPGATLTRPGERSTLSDPLRDPSALSASLFNREVSTLDKLRVLKLRRDLTGQSVDAALRNDTESIEDFLAGRGFSERFRRNFAAPFYGGITLDRSLSTSRAVFEYTFKMLSEGKTAVPADGMGAIPAQLAANARDAGATVEADTTVEAVEPDDGGVEVTTGTETVTADAAVVATDPPTARELTGVESIPTEARSCVTQHFALPETQRLDTGRRLLLNAANDRPNTVAPMSAAAPSYAPDDMQLLSATFLGQQDASDEALAGEVRDALASWYPENQFSNLELLATDRIDFAQFAQPPGFRAGLPAVDDPEGPVYLAGDYTRWSSIQGAMESGRDAALAVEKALS, encoded by the coding sequence ATGACAGACGTAGCCGTCGTCGGCGGCGGACTGGCCGGACTGGTCGCGGCGCGGACGCTGGCGGACCGGGGCGAGGACGTGACGGTGTTCGAGCGCAACCCGGACGTCGGCGGGCGGGTCCGCTCTCGTCAGGTGGACGGGTTCACGCTCGACCGCGGCTTCCAGGTCATGTTCACCGCCTACCCTGCCGTCCGACGGGAACTCGACCTCGACGCGCTGGACCTCGGCTACTTCACCCCCGGCGCGACGCTGACGCGGCCGGGCGAGCGCTCGACGCTGTCGGACCCGCTGCGGGACCCCTCCGCGCTGTCGGCGTCGCTTTTCAACCGCGAGGTGAGCACGCTGGACAAACTGCGCGTGCTGAAACTCCGGCGTGACCTCACCGGCCAGTCTGTCGACGCCGCGTTGCGCAACGACACCGAGTCCATCGAGGATTTCCTGGCCGGGCGTGGTTTCTCCGAGCGCTTCCGGCGGAACTTCGCGGCCCCGTTCTACGGCGGCATCACGCTCGACCGCTCGCTGTCCACCTCGCGGGCCGTCTTCGAGTACACCTTCAAGATGCTCAGCGAGGGCAAGACGGCGGTGCCGGCCGACGGGATGGGCGCGATACCGGCGCAACTGGCCGCCAACGCCCGCGACGCCGGCGCGACCGTCGAGGCGGACACGACGGTGGAGGCGGTCGAACCCGACGACGGGGGCGTCGAGGTGACGACGGGGACGGAGACGGTGACCGCCGACGCCGCCGTCGTCGCCACGGACCCGCCGACGGCCAGGGAGTTGACTGGCGTCGAGTCGATTCCGACCGAGGCCCGCAGTTGCGTCACCCAGCACTTCGCGCTGCCGGAGACCCAGCGCCTCGATACGGGCCGGCGGCTGCTGCTCAACGCCGCTAACGACCGGCCCAACACCGTCGCGCCGATGTCCGCCGCCGCGCCGTCGTACGCGCCCGATGACATGCAGTTGCTCAGCGCGACGTTTCTCGGCCAGCAGGACGCCAGTGACGAGGCGCTGGCCGGGGAGGTCCGCGACGCCCTGGCGTCGTGGTACCCCGAGAACCAGTTCTCGAACCTCGAACTGCTGGCGACCGACCGCATCGACTTCGCGCAGTTCGCCCAGCCACCGGGCTTTCGCGCCGGACTCCCGGCGGTCGACGACCCCGAGGGGCCGGTGTACCTCGCCGGCGACTACACCCGCTGGTCGTCGATACAGGGCGCGATGGAGAGCGGCCGCGACGCGGCGCTCGCCGTCGAGAAGGCGCTGTCGTAG
- a CDS encoding metallophosphoesterase — MADCTLDDRALVFDETLVFADCHVGRGESSALELPVGDGSDMIERVQRLVATHQPAEVVVAGDLLHSFQMVTRSVERVVADLAAAARDAGARVVVTPGNHDAMLDSVWSGPSEQAYRVGDTVVCHGHEPPDADAERYVVGHDHPTISIEGQRRPCYLVGEGVYRGADVVMLPAFNRLLRGVEVNDMRAADFMSPLVTDADAFAPVVLDEAAGETLSFPPLGEFRHRL, encoded by the coding sequence CTGGCCGACTGCACCCTGGACGACCGGGCACTGGTCTTCGACGAGACGCTCGTCTTCGCGGACTGCCACGTCGGCCGCGGCGAGTCCTCGGCGCTCGAACTCCCGGTCGGCGACGGCTCGGACATGATAGAGCGCGTCCAGCGTCTGGTCGCGACCCACCAACCCGCCGAGGTGGTCGTCGCCGGCGACCTCCTGCACTCCTTCCAGATGGTCACCCGCAGCGTCGAGCGCGTCGTCGCGGACCTCGCAGCGGCGGCCCGCGATGCGGGCGCACGCGTCGTCGTCACGCCCGGCAACCACGACGCGATGCTCGACTCGGTGTGGTCCGGGCCGTCCGAGCAGGCGTACCGCGTCGGCGACACCGTGGTCTGTCACGGCCACGAACCGCCCGACGCCGACGCCGAGCGCTACGTCGTCGGCCACGACCACCCGACCATCTCCATCGAGGGCCAGCGCCGGCCCTGTTATCTCGTTGGCGAGGGCGTCTACCGCGGCGCGGACGTGGTGATGCTGCCGGCCTTCAACCGCCTGCTCCGCGGGGTCGAGGTCAACGACATGCGCGCTGCCGACTTCATGTCGCCGCTGGTGACCGACGCCGACGCCTTCGCGCCGGTCGTGCTGGACGAGGCCGCGGGCGAGACGCTCTCCTTCCCGCCGCTTGGGGAGTTCCGCCACCGGCTGTAG
- a CDS encoding pyridoxal phosphate-dependent aminotransferase, whose protein sequence is MTEFSSRVEQVSISGIREVFEAAGEDAINLGLGQPDFPTPEHAREAAVEAIESGKTDAYTSNKGTLSLREAIAAKHERDNDLDIDPEDVIATSGGSEALHIALEAHVDAGQEVVIPDPGFVSYEALTHLAGGEPRPVALREDLTLSPAAVEDALTDDTAAFVVNSPANPTGAVQSVEDMREFARIADEHDVLCISDEVYEHQVFEGEHRSPMEFADSDNVVLVNACSKAYSMTGWRLGWVTGSTERVERMLRVHQYAQACASAPAQYAAEAALTGPQEPVREMREAFRERRDVLLDGLESMGLECPTPQGAFYAMPKVPDGWVDEVIDRGVVVVPGEAFGDAGEGYARISYATDVETIEEALEVMAAATDAVR, encoded by the coding sequence ATGACAGAGTTCTCTTCGCGCGTCGAGCAGGTATCTATCAGCGGCATCCGCGAGGTGTTCGAGGCGGCCGGCGAGGACGCCATCAACCTCGGGCTGGGACAGCCCGACTTCCCGACGCCGGAACACGCCCGGGAGGCGGCCGTCGAGGCCATCGAGTCCGGGAAGACCGACGCCTACACCTCGAACAAGGGCACGCTCTCCCTCCGGGAGGCAATCGCCGCAAAGCACGAGCGGGACAACGACCTGGATATCGACCCCGAAGACGTCATCGCCACGTCCGGCGGCAGCGAGGCGCTACACATCGCGCTGGAGGCCCACGTCGACGCCGGTCAGGAGGTCGTCATCCCCGACCCCGGCTTCGTCTCCTACGAGGCGCTGACCCACCTCGCCGGCGGGGAGCCGAGGCCGGTCGCGCTGCGCGAGGACCTCACCCTCTCGCCGGCGGCCGTCGAGGACGCGCTCACTGACGACACCGCCGCCTTCGTCGTCAACAGCCCCGCGAACCCGACGGGGGCGGTGCAGTCCGTCGAGGACATGCGCGAGTTCGCCCGCATCGCGGACGAACACGACGTGCTCTGCATCAGCGACGAGGTGTACGAACACCAGGTGTTCGAGGGGGAACACCGCTCGCCGATGGAGTTCGCCGACAGCGACAACGTCGTGCTGGTCAACGCCTGCTCGAAGGCCTACTCGATGACCGGCTGGCGGCTTGGCTGGGTCACCGGGAGCACCGAGCGCGTCGAGCGGATGCTGCGGGTCCACCAGTACGCCCAGGCGTGTGCCAGCGCGCCCGCCCAGTACGCCGCCGAGGCGGCCCTGACCGGGCCACAGGAGCCAGTCAGGGAGATGCGCGAGGCCTTCCGCGAGCGCCGGGACGTGCTGCTGGACGGCCTGGAGTCGATGGGGCTGGAGTGCCCGACGCCGCAGGGTGCCTTCTACGCGATGCCGAAGGTCCCCGACGGCTGGGTCGACGAGGTCATCGACCGCGGCGTCGTCGTCGTCCCCGGCGAGGCCTTCGGGGACGCTGGCGAGGGCTACGCGCGTATCTCCTACGCGACCGACGTCGAGACCATCGAGGAGGCGCTGGAGGTCATGGCGGCGGCGACCGACGCCGTCAGGTAG
- a CDS encoding UbiA family prenyltransferase, with the protein MAIARHESGATAALAALASQVHPVFMLPPLASTWFGAVLAGSVTEVSIGLGTLHMIAAFFALYTAHVTDGYVDFYVREEDDDHPLSATGCKAALAGASAGFAVCLVAIGALVNVWAALLTLPGWLIAVNHAPQLDTNPVGATAGYPLGIGFALVGGFYVQAATLTPLVVALAVVFVTVLSGIKVIDDAKDYEYDRSIGKRTVAVALGRERARTTAYVLMSAGMVAVVALAVALPGIPPSAGLAAVAFGAVAVVARRAEPELATMLLIRGSYVFLAVLVATVWFRPLA; encoded by the coding sequence ATGGCAATCGCCCGTCACGAATCCGGGGCGACGGCGGCACTGGCCGCGCTCGCTTCGCAGGTCCACCCCGTCTTCATGCTGCCGCCGCTTGCCAGTACCTGGTTCGGCGCGGTGCTGGCCGGGTCAGTCACGGAGGTCTCCATCGGCCTCGGGACGCTGCACATGATCGCCGCCTTCTTCGCACTCTATACCGCCCACGTCACCGACGGCTACGTCGACTTCTACGTCCGCGAGGAGGACGACGACCACCCGCTGTCGGCGACCGGGTGCAAGGCCGCGCTGGCCGGTGCGAGCGCCGGCTTCGCGGTCTGTCTGGTCGCCATCGGCGCGCTGGTGAACGTCTGGGCCGCTCTGCTGACCCTTCCCGGCTGGCTCATCGCCGTCAACCACGCGCCGCAACTGGACACCAACCCCGTCGGCGCGACGGCGGGCTACCCGCTGGGCATCGGCTTCGCGCTCGTCGGCGGGTTCTACGTCCAGGCGGCCACGCTGACGCCGCTGGTCGTCGCGCTCGCCGTCGTCTTCGTCACCGTCCTCTCTGGCATCAAGGTCATCGACGACGCGAAGGACTACGAGTACGACCGCTCCATCGGCAAGCGGACCGTCGCCGTCGCGCTCGGGCGCGAGCGAGCGCGGACGACCGCCTACGTCCTGATGAGCGCCGGAATGGTCGCGGTCGTCGCGCTGGCGGTGGCGCTACCGGGCATCCCGCCGAGCGCCGGCCTGGCCGCCGTCGCCTTCGGCGCGGTCGCGGTCGTCGCCCGCCGGGCCGAACCCGAACTGGCGACGATGCTGCTCATCCGTGGCTCCTACGTCTTCCTCGCCGTGCTGGTCGCGACGGTGTGGTTCCGGCCGCTGGCGTGA
- the sppA gene encoding signal peptide peptidase SppA, whose protein sequence is MRTARTVARSLVFLVVAAIAVAAGWFLFVDFPATVADLLGVVLLVVVGLVGVRVAGNAARSIVPGYNVAEVAVEGPISRDSGGGLGRTPVGTSADDVVEQIERADADRAADALLLKLNTPGGEIVPSQDIRLAAERFDGPTLAYATDVCASGGYEIASGCDELWAREGSIVGSIGVIGSRVTVADLADRLGVEYEQLTAGEYKDAGAPLKELDEDERAYLQGIVDDYYDQFVEGVVEGRDIDAETVRDTEARVYLGDEALELGLVDELGTREDVVDALETELGTEVAVEEFAPSRGLAGRLQGGTQRVAYALGAGVAGTLTDDETPLRRW, encoded by the coding sequence ATGCGCACCGCACGTACTGTCGCCCGCAGCCTGGTGTTCCTGGTCGTCGCGGCCATCGCCGTCGCGGCCGGCTGGTTCCTGTTCGTCGACTTCCCCGCGACGGTCGCAGACCTCCTCGGCGTCGTCCTCCTCGTCGTCGTGGGGCTGGTCGGCGTCCGCGTGGCCGGCAACGCCGCCCGGAGCATCGTGCCGGGCTACAACGTCGCCGAGGTGGCCGTGGAGGGCCCCATTTCGAGAGACAGCGGGGGCGGCCTCGGCCGCACACCGGTCGGCACGTCCGCCGACGACGTCGTCGAGCAGATAGAGCGCGCCGACGCCGACCGGGCTGCGGACGCGCTGTTGCTGAAACTGAACACCCCCGGCGGCGAAATCGTCCCCAGCCAGGACATCCGCCTGGCCGCCGAACGCTTCGACGGCCCGACGCTCGCCTACGCGACGGACGTCTGCGCCAGCGGCGGCTACGAGATAGCCAGCGGCTGCGACGAGCTCTGGGCGCGTGAGGGCTCTATCGTCGGCTCCATCGGCGTCATCGGCTCCCGGGTCACCGTCGCCGACCTCGCCGACCGGCTGGGCGTCGAGTACGAACAGCTCACCGCCGGCGAGTACAAGGACGCCGGGGCCCCGCTGAAGGAACTGGACGAGGACGAGCGCGCCTACCTCCAGGGAATCGTCGACGACTACTACGACCAGTTCGTCGAGGGCGTCGTGGAGGGCCGGGACATCGACGCCGAGACCGTCCGCGACACGGAAGCCCGGGTCTACCTCGGCGACGAGGCGCTGGAACTGGGGCTGGTGGACGAACTCGGGACCCGGGAGGACGTCGTCGACGCGCTCGAAACCGAACTCGGCACCGAGGTTGCCGTCGAGGAGTTCGCCCCCAGCCGCGGCCTCGCGGGACGGCTCCAGGGCGGTACCCAGCGGGTCGCGTACGCGCTCGGTGCCGGCGTCGCCGGGACGCTGACCGACGACGAGACCCCGCTGCGGCGCTGGTGA
- a CDS encoding DUF7344 domain-containing protein has product MSKATAGSSGSDVTGPPEPSVAKPDLSRDEVFEVLSNRRRRYTLHCLQQEGTAALGDISEQVAAWETGQSVEEIDAAERKRVYTSLQQFHLPKLEEKGIVDVDERSGTVALGAAAEDVDVYMEVTEKYDFPWSFYYLGLAGIGAVLVSLSWLGIPPVAAVPNGGWVAFLLTTLTVSALAHTVLVSRMRLGREGPPPETER; this is encoded by the coding sequence ATGAGCAAGGCGACAGCAGGGAGTAGCGGGAGCGACGTGACGGGGCCGCCAGAGCCGTCGGTGGCGAAGCCCGACCTCTCCCGCGACGAGGTGTTCGAGGTGCTGAGCAACAGGCGGCGGCGGTACACGCTGCACTGTCTGCAACAGGAGGGGACGGCCGCGCTGGGCGACATCTCCGAGCAGGTCGCGGCCTGGGAGACGGGGCAGTCGGTCGAGGAGATAGACGCCGCGGAGCGCAAGCGGGTCTACACCTCACTCCAGCAGTTTCACCTGCCGAAACTGGAGGAGAAGGGCATCGTGGACGTCGACGAGCGCTCGGGGACGGTGGCGCTCGGGGCCGCCGCCGAGGACGTCGACGTCTACATGGAGGTGACCGAGAAGTACGACTTCCCGTGGAGTTTCTACTACCTCGGGCTGGCCGGAATCGGGGCGGTCCTCGTCTCGCTGTCCTGGCTCGGCATCCCGCCGGTCGCCGCCGTTCCGAACGGCGGCTGGGTGGCCTTCCTCCTCACGACCCTGACCGTCTCCGCGCTGGCACACACCGTACTCGTCAGCCGCATGCGCCTCGGTCGCGAGGGTCCCCCGCCCGAAACCGAGCGATGA
- a CDS encoding DUF5305 domain-containing protein, whose translation MSTRERRVRVRATLDRYFLPVLAVVLVLGLVGGYVAYGAYATDATRTETRQIASWESTGSFTHSATVVNDTAVYDEGDVLRNRTSYFRQLTPRLDGTFAYTYRASGGGNLSVNATTALVLRSATEADGGEEQGQGTEYWRLESVLGSRQVDGLSPGDRLRVPFSVNVSAAAARLDRVDEQFGTTPGQKQVRVETRLSLTGTRNGQPVDRTRTYRLSVGLGNGIYEVTDAGPTTDSDEQTEQVTVPVEPGPLRAYGGPLLAVVSLAAAAGLGVARSRGALSVSERERDWLEYRSTRAEFDDWITVASLPEADHPGAAIEVATLEGLVDVAIDTDQRVLEDRTTGVLVVFGEDRTYTYAPPSLPGDDPLAEDDATSGGGEPLADVLEPTTTDGEESADDEENADDDEEPAAVDAADEDGSSGG comes from the coding sequence ATGAGTACGCGCGAGCGGCGTGTCCGGGTTCGGGCCACACTCGACCGGTACTTCCTGCCGGTCCTCGCGGTGGTCCTCGTGCTCGGGCTGGTGGGGGGCTATGTCGCGTACGGGGCCTACGCGACCGACGCGACGCGAACAGAGACCCGGCAGATCGCCTCGTGGGAGTCGACCGGCTCGTTCACCCACAGCGCGACCGTCGTCAACGACACCGCCGTCTACGACGAGGGCGACGTGTTGCGCAACCGCACCAGCTACTTCCGACAGCTCACGCCGCGGCTCGACGGGACCTTCGCGTACACCTACCGCGCCAGCGGCGGCGGCAACCTGTCGGTCAACGCCACCACGGCGCTCGTGCTCCGCTCCGCCACGGAGGCCGACGGAGGCGAGGAACAGGGTCAGGGCACCGAGTACTGGCGGCTGGAGTCGGTGCTCGGCTCCCGCCAGGTCGACGGGCTCTCGCCGGGTGACCGCCTGCGCGTCCCGTTCTCGGTGAACGTCAGCGCCGCCGCCGCGCGCCTGGACAGGGTCGACGAGCAGTTCGGCACCACGCCGGGCCAGAAGCAGGTGCGCGTCGAGACGCGCCTGTCGCTTACGGGGACGCGCAACGGCCAGCCGGTCGACCGGACGCGGACCTACCGCCTCTCGGTCGGCCTCGGCAACGGCATCTACGAGGTCACCGACGCCGGGCCGACCACCGACTCGGACGAGCAGACAGAACAGGTGACGGTCCCGGTCGAGCCGGGCCCACTGCGGGCCTACGGCGGTCCGCTCCTCGCCGTCGTCTCGCTGGCGGCAGCCGCCGGACTGGGCGTCGCGCGCAGTCGCGGCGCGCTCTCGGTCTCGGAGCGCGAGCGCGACTGGCTGGAGTACCGCTCCACGCGCGCGGAGTTCGACGACTGGATCACGGTCGCCAGCCTCCCCGAGGCGGACCACCCCGGCGCGGCAATCGAGGTGGCGACACTCGAAGGCCTCGTCGACGTCGCCATCGACACCGACCAGCGCGTCCTCGAAGACCGCACCACCGGCGTCCTCGTCGTCTTCGGCGAGGACCGGACGTACACCTACGCACCCCCGTCGCTCCCGGGGGACGACCCGCTCGCCGAGGACGACGCGACCAGCGGCGGCGGGGAGCCGCTGGCCGACGTGCTGGAGCCGACGACGACGGACGGTGAGGAAAGCGCAGACGACGAGGAAAATGCGGACGACGACGAGGAGCCTGCGGCAGTCGACGCCGCCGACGAAGACGGCTCCAGCGGCGGGTGA
- a CDS encoding signal peptidase I: MTLRRYLRLGATALVAVVVLSLLLGSLLGQPILLSYVETGSMEPTMNPGDGFVAVPSAIAGDVEPGDVVTFRAEEIQGGGLTTHRVVEETEQGFVTRGDANPFTDQDSDEPPVKPQQIVAVAWQPGGSVLVIPHLGTAVEGIQGAIQTLQVRLAGLLGTRSLLGLQGFAYLLFGLTAVLYVLDLYLADDTDRERTRDRETGTNTRLLVGAMAVGLALAATAAMAGPAGSQEFSIVSAEFESDSQFVVEQGTSVTTQYPVGNGGFVPVVTYLEPGGDAVEIQPRELRVGPRSVANASLTLSAPPETGAYRRYVVEHRYLAVLPPSAIRSLYGIHPWLPVLAIDALLAIPFYFVGTRLVGTGRLRTRSRETPSTLSRLYHRYR; encoded by the coding sequence ATGACTCTCCGCCGCTACCTCCGCCTCGGCGCGACAGCCCTCGTCGCTGTCGTGGTCCTCTCACTCCTCCTCGGCAGCCTGCTGGGCCAGCCCATCCTCCTGAGCTACGTCGAGACGGGGAGCATGGAGCCGACGATGAACCCCGGCGACGGCTTCGTCGCCGTCCCGTCGGCCATCGCCGGCGACGTCGAACCCGGCGACGTCGTCACGTTCCGCGCCGAGGAGATACAGGGCGGGGGGCTGACGACCCACCGCGTCGTCGAGGAGACCGAGCAGGGATTCGTCACGCGCGGCGACGCCAACCCCTTCACCGACCAGGACAGCGACGAACCGCCGGTCAAACCCCAGCAAATCGTCGCCGTCGCCTGGCAACCCGGCGGGAGCGTCCTCGTCATCCCGCACCTCGGGACAGCAGTCGAGGGCATCCAGGGAGCCATCCAGACGCTGCAGGTCCGCCTCGCGGGCTTGCTCGGGACGCGCTCGCTGCTCGGCCTCCAGGGCTTCGCCTACCTCCTGTTCGGACTCACCGCGGTCCTGTACGTCCTCGACCTGTATCTCGCCGACGACACCGACCGCGAGCGCACCCGCGACCGCGAGACGGGGACGAACACGCGCCTGCTCGTGGGGGCGATGGCCGTCGGTCTGGCGCTCGCGGCGACGGCGGCGATGGCGGGCCCCGCGGGCAGCCAGGAGTTCTCCATCGTCAGCGCGGAGTTCGAGTCCGACAGCCAGTTCGTCGTCGAGCAGGGGACCAGCGTGACGACGCAGTACCCCGTCGGCAACGGCGGGTTCGTCCCCGTCGTCACCTACCTCGAACCCGGCGGCGACGCCGTCGAGATACAGCCCCGCGAACTCCGCGTCGGCCCCCGCTCGGTCGCCAACGCGTCGCTGACGCTGTCGGCTCCGCCGGAGACCGGCGCGTACCGGCGCTACGTCGTCGAACACCGGTATCTCGCCGTGCTCCCGCCGTCGGCCATCCGCTCGCTGTACGGGATCCACCCGTGGCTGCCGGTGCTGGCAATCGACGCGTTGCTGGCGATTCCGTTCTACTTCGTGGGCACTCGACTCGTCGGGACCGGTCGCCTCCGCACGCGCTCGCGGGAGACGCCGTCGACGCTGTCGCGGCTGTACCACCGCTACCGGTGA
- a CDS encoding PIN domain-containing protein, giving the protein MNCLDSSYIVDFLDPEQTHHAAAVEWMETHGEDALAVPAICAFEVLRGTARAGDNRFDRAVGFLRTLSVLNFGLDAAIAAGNLDGRLHADGAPLGARDTLVASPAREHGYTLVTRDRDFESVPGLDITFYDDP; this is encoded by the coding sequence ATGAACTGTTTGGATAGCTCCTACATCGTCGATTTTCTCGACCCAGAGCAGACCCACCACGCGGCCGCCGTCGAGTGGATGGAGACCCACGGCGAGGACGCGCTCGCGGTTCCGGCCATCTGTGCGTTCGAAGTGCTCCGGGGGACGGCCCGCGCCGGCGACAACAGATTCGACCGCGCGGTCGGCTTCCTGCGGACGCTCTCGGTTCTTAACTTCGGGCTGGACGCTGCGATTGCGGCGGGGAACCTTGATGGCCGTCTCCACGCCGACGGCGCGCCGCTGGGTGCTCGTGACACCCTCGTCGCCTCGCCCGCACGAGAACACGGCTACACGCTGGTCACGCGCGACCGCGATTTCGAGTCCGTCCCCGGCCTCGACATCACATTCTACGACGACCCGTGA